One Ciconia boyciana chromosome 16, ASM3463844v1, whole genome shotgun sequence genomic window, cacggggggaCCCAAGGGACCCGCTGGGTGacagtggggaggggggcagggggtgacagCAGGGActtgaggggggggggagggcaggggtggcagcggggaggcgggggaccctggggggaccctgggggtgacgtggggggaccctgggggggaccctgggggggacgtggggggggaccctgggggtgCCGCGGGTGCCGCGTACCTCGCTGCAGGTCGAGGCTGTCCCCGTGCCAGCGGTCGGTGAGGAAGACGGCGCCGTCGTCCACCATGAGCCTGGGGGTGACACCGGGGGGGGGTCAGCCCAGACGCCTTGGGTGCCCCCCAGATGCTTTGGGTGCCCCCCAGATGCTTTGGGTGCCCCCCAGACAccttgggtgccccccacccccgacGCCTGGGTGTCCCCACCGGAGCAGGAAGACGGCGGTGTCGGTGACGATGGTGCTGGTGACGCTGAGGGTCTCGGCGGTGACCAGGACGCGcagggggaggggcggcggcctggggggagggggcgtcAGGGGGACCCCGGCATCCGGGAACCCCCCCCAAGGACCCCGGTGTCTGGCTGACCCCCACCCAAGGGACCCACATATCGGGGTGCCCCCACCCAAAGGACCCCAGCATCCAGGTGCCCCCACCCAAGGGACCCATATTATGTTGGGGTgccccccaggggacccagctgtctgggtgcccccacccaaGGGACCCATATATTGGGGTGCCCCCACCCAAGGGACCCACATATCGGGGTACCCCCACCCAAGGGACCCATATTATGTTGGGGTgcccccaggggacccagctgtctgggtgcccccacccaaGGGACCCATattggggtgccccccacccaagGGACCCACATATCAGGGTgccccccaagggacccagctgtctgggtgccccccacccaagGGACCCACATATcggggtgccccccacccaagGGACCCATATTATGTTGGGGTgccccccaggggacccagctGTCTGGGTGCCCCCTACCCAAGGGACCCATATattggggtgccccccacccaagGGACCCACATATCGGGGTgccccccaagggacccagcCATCTGGGTGGCCCCCACCCAAGGGACCCACATATCGGGGtgcccccaagggacccagccatctgggtgcccccacccaaGGGACCCATATTAtgttggggtgccccccccaggggacccagttgtctgggtgcccccacccaaAGGACCCATAtattggggtgccccccccacccAAAGGACCCACATATCggggtgccccccgccccccagggACCTGTAGTCGAGGGCGCAGCGGCAGAGGTGCAGGTGCAGCTGGGTGAGGGGGGTGGGTGCCGTGTACCCCAAAACCGGCTCGTCCTCCACggccagcagggccagcagctgggggaggggacAGGTGGGGACCCCGAAactggggggggaggtggggtgtCCCCCAAAACCGGCCCCCCAAATGGCCCCCCAAAACCAGGTACCCCAAAAGAAGCCCTGCAAAATGGCACCCCCAAAagccagcaccccaaaaccggGCAGCCCAGCGAAGCATCTGCTAATGGCACCCCAAAAATGGCACCCCCCAACTTGGGGCTCAAAGAGGCACCCCAAAACGAGGCACCCCGAaatgcccccccaccccccccccgcaaacCAGTAGCCCCAAACGGCCCCCTGCCGATGCACCCCGAAACAGCACCCCAAAGCAGGCACCCCAAAGGGGCAGCCCCCAAAtgcccccccacacacaccggggaccccaaacccctcccccaaaccccccaaaccagggaccccaaaccccccaaacgCAGGGGTCCCCAAATGTCTCCCACCAACTGGGGACCCCCAGATCGAGAACCCCAACACCAGACACCTCCAAACACCCCCATCTGCCCCCCAAACTGGGCACCCCAAAatttcccccccaaaaccagggaCCCCTAAACACCCCCCTTAACTGGGGACCCCAAAGcaggaccccaaaacccagcaccccaaaacaccccttCTCAACCTGCCCCCCAAACTGGGGACCCCCAATGCCCCCCAAAaccggggacccccaaactAAGGACCCCAAAACCGGGGACCCCAAAATGCCACCCCCAAccggggaccccaaaacccagcaccCTGAACGcccccccaccctgtcccccccaAAGAGGGACTCCCAAACGGGGTACCCCGAATGCCCCCCCCAAAACTAGGGACCCCAAATgctccccccccaaaatggggaccccaaaatggggaCCCCAAATACCCCCCCCAACTGGGGACCCTCGAAACCAAGGAACCCAAAACCGGGGACCCCAAATGTCCCCAAGTGGGGACCCCCACCCgggcccccaaatcccccccccaTACCTGGCTGTACCAGCGCTGCCCGGGGGTCGGGGCGGTGCCGCAGCATCGCCCCTCCAGGGCCACCGTCACCACGAACtcctgggggggacacggcgtcacccccgtccccccgcgCGTCCCCCACCCCTCAGCCCCCGTCGCCTCCCCAcggcccccgtgtcccccccacgtCCTTCACGTCCCCCCGTTGTCCCCGATGTCCCTCCTgtccgtccccgtccccccacgtcccctgtgccccatggcccccccacgtccctgtccccacgtccctccctgtgtcccccaaccccacctcccctgtccccaccgtgctcccccccatgtccccaccatgctccccccatgtcccccacccccagtccCTTGTGCCCCCTTGTCCCCTggccccccatctccccacgtccccccccccccgcgtcccctgcacccccccgtccccacctTGACGTTGttgtggggtgcagggtgctcCCCAAGGCGAGGGCCAGCATTCGGGGGCGTGGGTGCCCCGGGGGGCACGGGCtcctcccagggcagcagggtggggcacagcggggggggcggcccccctccccggcacctccagcccctcccccacctcctccgGCACCGACCCTgcagggaggggggcagagtgggagggggggggcccctcttggggacccccagacaccccccccaaacccagagACCTCCTGACCACCCTGTCCCCCCCGAACCCCCCAAACCAGGGACCCTGTGGGACACCCCAAAAACCATGGGCCCCTCTGGATTCCCCCAGAAccagggacccccgggacccccattTTCCTCCCATACCCCCCAAACCAGggagccccccaaaaccaggaACCCTCCTGTGGgacaccccccaaaaccagggaccccccgggaccctcATTTTCCCCATGACCTCCCCCAAAACCCGGgacccccctgggacccccattccccccaggtccccccagAGCCAGAGACCCCTGcaaccccccaaacccagggaccccccaaccCAGCCCCCCCAATGACCCCCCCATGGGCTCATAAGGGGCCACGGTgacaccccagtgtccccaaagcccccccCATGTTGGGGTCTctccattttggggtgcccccatTTTaggctgccccctccccacttcAGGGTGTCCCCTTGCCATCCagggctccccctcccccatttcaGAGGGTCCCCTCCATTTTGGGGTCCctccccattttggggtgcccctccCCATTTCGGCCCCCTCCCCATTTCAAGGTGCCTCCCCCCATTTTGAGGGTGCCCTCCCTCCATTTCGGGGGTCCCCCCCCGTACCGTGGTAGAGGGCGATGTGCCGGGCCTCGGCGCAGGCGCAGAcgtgtccccactgtccccccgGGCGGGGCAGGACGCAGagctgcccctcccccacctccagcaccagctggcccccccaaaccccctcctggggggatggggacggaCACCCCACTGTCGCCGGGGGCGGGGGACAGGACccccggggggaccccagggtgaCGAGGGGGATCCCAGGGGGACGTgacgggggacacagggagggTCCTGGTGTgatggggaggggcagggagggtcctgggggaccccgggggggctggggtgacacagtggggacccaggggacccccaaGTGACACAAAGGGGGACGGGGAGGGTTGCAGGGTGGCCCTGGGGTGACAGGGGGGATCCCAGGGTGACacgggggggacccaggggacaCCCAAGCGATGCAGGAGTGACAGGGGAGGACCTGGGGTGACGCaaggggggacccaggggacaCGCAAGTGACACCAGGGTGACAGGGAGGGACCCGGGGTGACACAGTGGGGACCCAggtggggacatggaggacactgggtggccctggggaccccaaagtGACACAGGGGTGACAAGAAGGGACAAAAAGGTGGCACGCTGGGGACCCAGGGGATGCAAGGACAGGGAGGACCCAGGAGCGGCCCTGGGGACACAAAAGGGACAGGGAGGACCCCAGGGTGACACAGTGGggacccaggggaccccaaagTGACACAGGGCTGACAGGGAGGGACCTGGGGtgcccctggggaccccaaggTGACACAAGGGAGCCAAGGAAGACCCCGGGGTGGCCCAAGGGACcctgtggggacacgggggtggcccaggggacacacacacgcaccGTGGGGTGGCAGTCGGCGGTGACGCGTCCCCACAGGACGGTGACGAGGATGGCGACGCCGCtctggggcgggggaggggcgtcccccccatcccccgtgtcccccggtGTCACCGCGGGGCcttcgtcctcctcctcctcctcatcagagtctggggggggggggggaggctcAGTGGGGACCCAGAcccggcacccccaaacccaaggggacccaggtgtccaggcCCCACTGTGCCCCCCAAAACCAAGGGGACCCAGCAGCCCGGGCCCCACTGTGCCCCCCAAAAGcaggggggacccaggggccCCGGtttgggggggtctgggggggtttgggggtgtccccccccccccccagactcACC contains:
- the LOC140660292 gene encoding autophagy-related protein 2 homolog A-like isoform X4, with the translated sequence MGGTPLPRPRAASPSSSPSCGDASPPTATPRRGFGGASWCWRWGRGSSASCPARGDSGDTSAPAPRPGTSPSTTGRCRRRWGRGWRCRGGGPPPPLCPTLLPWEEPVPPGAPTPPNAGPRLGEHPAPHNNVKEFVVTVALEGRCCGTAPTPGQRWYSQLLALLAVEDEPVLGYTAPTPLTQLHLHLCRCALDYRPPPLPLRVLVTAETLSVTSTIVTDTAVFLLRLMVDDGAVFLTDRWHGDSLDLQRDYVCVLDVDFLELLVTTWKGNDEGQSPPCPRE
- the LOC140660292 gene encoding autophagy-related protein 2 homolog A-like isoform X3 → MGGTPLPRPRAASPSSSPSCGDASPPTATPRRGFGGASWCWRWGRGSSASCPARGDSGDTSAPAPRPGTSPSTTGRCRRRWGRGWRCRGGGPPPPLCPTLLPWEEPVPPGAPTPPNAGPRLGEHPAPHNNVKEFVVTVALEGRCCGTAPTPGQRWYSQLLALLAVEDEPVLGYTAPTPLTQLHLHLCRCALDYRPPPLPLRVLVTAETLSVTSTIVTDTAVFLLRLMVDDGAVFLTDRWHGDSLDLQRDYVCVLDVDFLELLVTTWKGNDEGQSPRGAMGGCGSPWGSSTRLPQPCPRE
- the LOC140660292 gene encoding uncharacterized protein isoform X1; its protein translation is MDSDEEEEEDEGPAVTPGDTGDGGDAPPPPQSGVAILVTVLWGRVTADCHPTEGVWGGQLVLEVGEGQLCVLPRPGGQWGHVCACAEARHIALYHGSVPEEVGEGLEVPGRGAAPPAVPHPAALGGARAPRGTHAPECWPSPWGAPCTPQQRQGVRGDGGPGGAMLRHRPDPRAALVQPAAGPAGRGGRAGFGVHGTHPPHPAAPAPLPLRPRLQAAAPPPARPGHRRDPQRHQHHRHRHRRLPAPAHGGRRRRLPHRPLARGQPRPAARLRLRLGRRLLGAAGHHLEGQRRGAEPEGCHGGLWVAVGQLHPPPPALPAGVAAPGARPPARPHLPRQRRRHRPPPAAPRRPHGATHGQPHRQPHGRPHRRPHGRPCFISWGQPGPPHPPRPPHGHHQPAGPDGRPP
- the LOC140660292 gene encoding uncharacterized protein isoform X2, which encodes MDSDEEEEEDEGPAVTPGDTGDGGDAPPPPQSGVAILVTVLWGRVTADCHPTEGVWGGQLVLEVGEGQLCVLPRPGGQWGHVCACAEARHIALYHGSVPEEVGEGLEVPGRGAAPPAVPHPAALGGARAPRGTHAPECWPSPWGAPCTPQQRQGVRGDGGPGGAMLRHRPDPRAALVQPAAGPAGRGGRAGFGVHGTHPPHPAAPAPLPLRPRLQAAAPPPARPGHRRDPQRHQHHRHRHRRLPAPAHGGRRRRLPHRPLARGQPRPAARLRLRLGRRLLGAAGHHLEGQRRGAEPALPAGVAAPGARPPARPHLPRQRRRHRPPPAAPRRPHGATHGQPHRQPHGRPHRRPHGRPCFISWGQPGPPHPPRPPHGHHQPAGPDGRPP